One segment of Pseudothermotoga sp. DNA contains the following:
- a CDS encoding DUF2922 domain-containing protein, with the protein MKRLFLDFVNQADGKRRRIVVPNPKTNLTSQQLSQAMDMLISLGAVPTGYVKDRAAIVQTNTNEFFNLL; encoded by the coding sequence ATGAAAAGACTCTTTCTTGACTTTGTGAACCAAGCGGACGGCAAGAGACGAAGGATCGTCGTGCCAAATCCGAAAACGAATTTGACTTCACAACAGCTTTCTCAAGCCATGGACATGTTGATCAGCTTGGGTGCGGTGCCAACAGGGTACGTGAAGGACAGGGCTGCGATCGTACAGACCAACACGAACGAATTTTTCAACCTGCTTTGA